A stretch of the Lolium perenne isolate Kyuss_39 chromosome 3, Kyuss_2.0, whole genome shotgun sequence genome encodes the following:
- the LOC127342443 gene encoding serine/threonine-protein kinase-like protein At5g23170 — protein MPIMKEFSYEEIEAATGGFAAKNVVGKGSHGCVYRTRLRVGTGRRAVTVAVKRASHPQGEAKLANEIAVLAAARHLPGVVTLLGVAAPPPGKPPLLVMELMPNGSLHDLLHRSPRPPPWPRRVELALDVARALRALHGAAPRVIIHRDVKTANVLLARDGRARLADFSLAVRVPASGAPAPPPAGTMGYLDPSYTEPGRLGPESDVFSFGVVLLEIVSGRKVMDMNASPSSIVAWAVPLIRAGLARQVFDGRVAAPPPGGVAEAAIARVLAVAARCVSGNVEGRPTMSEVASELRGALESAGWHRRRGMDAVERVYRRVVSWGTRVRAKTTTRRSKVECTELSSGSSEGSSSRADSCPTPSSRSNSIRLTT, from the coding sequence ATGCCGATCATGAAGGAGTTTTCGTACGAGGAGATCGAGGCGGCGACCGGCGGCTTCGCGGCCAAGAACGTCGTCGGGAAGGGCAGCCATGGATGCGTGTACCGGACAAGGCTCAGGGTTGGCACCGGCAGGAGGGCCGTCACCGTGGCCGTCAAGAGGGCGTCGCACCCGCAGGGGGAGGCCAAGCTCGCCAACGAGATCGCCGTGCTCGCCGCCGCGCGCCACCTCCCGGGCGTCGTCACCCTCCTCGGCGTCGCGGCGCCGCCGCCCGGCAAGCCGCCTTTGCTCGTCATGGAGCTCATGCCCAACGGCTCGCTCCACGACCTCCTGCACCGGTCCCCGCGCCCCCCGCCGTGGCCGCGCCGCGTGGAGCTCGCGCTCGACGTGGCGCGGGCCCTGCGCGCGCTCCACGGCGCCGCGCCGCGCGTCATCATACACCGGGACGTCAAGACCGCCAACGTCCTGCTCGCCCGCGACGGCCGCGCCCGCCTCGCCGACTTCAGCCTCGCGGTCAGGGTCCCCGCCTCTggcgcgccggcgccgccgcccgcTGGCACGATGGGGTACCTGGACCCGAGCTACACGGAGCCCGGCCGGCTCGGCCCGGAGAGCGACGTGTTCAGCTTCGGCGTCGTGCTGCTCGAGATCGTCAGCGGCCGGAAGGTCATGGACATGAACGCCTCCCCGTCGTCCATCGTCGCATGGGCCGTGCCGCTCATCCGCGCCGGCCTGGCGCGCCAGGTGTTCGACGGGAGGGTCGCCGCGCCCCCTCCCGGCGGAGTCGCCGAGGCCGCGATCGCCCGGGTCCTAGCCGTCGCCGCACGATGCGTATCTGGTAACGTGGAGGGCCGGCCGACGATGTCCGAGGTGGCGTCCGAGCTGCGGGGCGCGCTCGAGAGCGCCGGGTGGCACCGCCGCCGCGGGATGGACGCCGTGGAAAGGGTGTACAGGCGCGTCGTGTCGTGGGGAACGCGGGTGCGCGCcaagacgacgacgaggaggagtaaGGTGGAGTGCACCGAGCTGTCGTCGGGGTCGTCGGAGGGGAGCAGCAGCCGCGCGGACTCCTGCCCTACACCGTCGTCGCGTTCCAACAGCATACGACTCACCACATAG